A genomic region of Raphanus sativus cultivar WK10039 chromosome 6, ASM80110v3, whole genome shotgun sequence contains the following coding sequences:
- the LOC108811322 gene encoding inositol-3-phosphate synthase produces the protein MFIESFKVESPNVKYTENEIHSVYDYETTEVVHENHNGTYQWVVKPKTVKYEFKTDTRVPKLGVMLVGWGGNNGSTLTAGVIANKEGISWATKDKVQQANYFGSLTQASSIRVGSYNGEEIYAPFKSLLPMVNPDDVVFGGWDISDMNLADAMARARVLDIDLQKQLRPYMEHMVPLPGIYDPDFIAANQGSRANSVIKGTKKEQVDQIIKDMREFKEKNKVDKLVVLWTANTERYSDVVVGLNDTMENLLASVEKNESEISPSTLYAIACVLEGIPFINGSPQNTFVPGLIELAISKNCLIGGDDFKSGQTKTKSVLVDFLVGAGIKPTSIVSYNHLGNNDGMNLSAPQTFRSKEISKSNVVDDMVASNGILFEPGEHPDHVVVIKYVPYVGDSKRAMDEYTSEIFMGGKNTIVMHNTCEDSLLAAPIILDLVLLAELSTRIQFKAEGEGKFHSFHPVATILSYLTKAPLVPPGTPVVNALSKQRAMLENILRACVGLAPENNMILEYK, from the exons ATGTTCATCGAAAGCTTCAAGGTAGAGAGCCCAAACGTGAAGTACACAGAGAATGAGATCCATTCTGTGTACGACTACGAAACCACAGAGGTCGTCCATGAGAACCATAACGGTACTTACCAATGGGTCGTCAAGCCCAAAACCGTCAAATACGAATTCAAAACAGACACACGTGTCCCCAAGTTAGG GGTTATGCTTGTTGGCTGGGGAGGAAACAACGGATCGACCTTAACCGCTGGTGTGATTGCCAACAAAGA AGGGATCTCGTGGGCGACTAAAGACAAAGTACAACAAGCCAACTACTTTGGCTCGCTCACTCAAGCTTCTTCGATCCGGGTCGGATCTTACAATGGCGAAGAGATCTACGCTCCTTTCAAGAGTCTTCTCCCCATGGTGAACCCAGACGATGTTGTGTTCGGTGGTTGGGACATAAGCGACATGAACTTAGCAGACGCCATGGCTAGAGCCAGAGTCCTTGACATTGATCTCCAGAAACAGCTAAGACCTTACATGGAGCACATGGTCCCGCTCCCTGGTATCTACGATCCTGATTTCATCGCTGCCAACCAAGGGTCACGTGCCAATAGCGTGATCAAAGGTACTAAGAAAGAACAAGTCGACCAGATCATCAAGGACATGAG GGAGTTTAAGGAGAAGAACAAAGTGGATAAGCTGGTTGTGTTGTGGACAGCCAACACAGAGCGTTACAGCGATGTGGTTGTAGGGCTTAACGATACGATGGAGAATCTCTTGGCCTCTGTTGAGAAGAACGAGTCTGAGATCTCTCCTTCTACTCTTTATGCGATCGCTTGTGTTCTTGAAGGGATTCCTTTTATTAACGGGAGTCCTCAGAACACGTTTGTTCCTGGACTCATCGAGCTGGCTATATCGAAGAACTGTTTGATCGGTGGGGATGATTTCAAGAGTGGTCAGACTAAGACGAAGTCTGTTTTGGTCGATTTCCTTGTCGGAGCCGGCATCAAG CCTACTTCGATTGTGAGCTATAATCATTTGGGAAACAATGACGGCATGAACCTATCAGCGCCGCAGACTTTCAGATCAAAGGAGATCTCGAAGAGCAATGTGGTGGACGACATGGTGGCTAGTAACGGCATCCTGTTTGAGCCTGGTGAACATCCTGACCATGTTGTTGTCATCAAG TATGTACCTTATGTTGGGGATAGTAAGAGGGCTATGGACGAGTACACCTCCGAGATATTCATGGGAGGGAAGAACACAATTGTTATGCATAACACCTGTGAGGATTCTCTTTTGGCGGCTCCAATCATCTTGGATCTTGTTCTTCTCGCTGAACTCAGCACCAGAATCCAATTCAAAGCTGAAGGAGAG gGGAAGTTCCACTCTTTCCACCCAGTAGCTACCATACTCAGTTACCTCACAAAAGCACCTCTTGTACCACCCGGGACGCCAGTGGTGAACGCTCTATCTAAGCAGAGGGCTATGTTGGAGAACATCCTCAGGGCCTGCGTTGGGCTTGCACCAGAGAACAACATGATCTTGGAGTACAAGTGA
- the LOC108811323 gene encoding uncharacterized protein LOC108811323, with protein MATASNSVLFSSSDSPSHHHHNPPRTHLHLSSSRSHSVSLIPTKQSTSLAIRCSNNGDNNASSQKDTPIELKFPAFPTVMDINQIREILPHRFPFLLVDRVIEYTPGVSAVAIKNVTINDNFFPGHFPDRPIMPGVLMVEAMAQVGGIVMLQPEVGGSQDNFFFAGIDKVRFRKPVIAGDTLVMRMTLLKFQKRFGLAKMEGKAYVGGSLVCEGEFMMVSAGSS; from the exons ATGGCTACTGCATCCAACTCGGTACTCTTCTCGAGCTCCGACTCACcgagtcatcatcatcacaacCCGCCCAGAACCCACCTCCATCTTTCCTCCTCCAGATCCCATTCCGTTTCTCTCATACCCACCAAGCAATCCACCTCCCTCGCGATCCGTTGCTCCAACAATGGCGATAACAACGCCTCATCCCAAAAAGACACCCCAATCGAACTCA AGTTCCCAGCATTTCCAACGGTCATGGACATTAACCAGATCAGAGAGATATTGCCTCACAG GTTCCCGTTTCTGCTGGTGGATAGAGTGATTGAGTATACACCTGGTGTTTCAGCTGTAGCTATTAAGAATGTTACTATCAATGACAACTTCTTCCCTGGTCATTTCCCCGACCGACCCATCATGCCTGGTGTTCTCATGGTTGAG GCGATGGCGCAAGTGGGAGGGATAGTAATGCTGCAGCCGGAAGTAGGAGGATCTCAGGATAACTTCTTCTTTGCCGGTATTGATAAAGTGAGATTCCGCAAACCAGTGATTGCAGGAGACACACTGGTCATGAGGATGACTCTTCTCAAGTTCCAGAAACGCTTCGGTCTTGCTAAGATGGAAGGTAAAGCTTACGTGGGTGGGTCTTTGGTCTGCGAGGGAGAGTTCATGATGGTTTCTGCTGGCAGTTCTTGA
- the LOC108811324 gene encoding agamous-like MADS-box protein AGL18 → MKKANELSILCDAKVGDIVFSSTGMVYYFSSEGMEHILSKYGYSAATSGHRQKEEQQLLLCSSQDNGDLLWTDESLTSELERLQLAIEKIKGKEFEGMSSFLLRSKGEEDKEHSLFKRFCFKTSLFHFILLP, encoded by the exons ATGAAGAAGGCAAACGAGCTCTCGATCCTCTGCGACGCCAAGGTCGGTGACATCGTCTTCTCCAGCACCGGAATGGTTTACTATTTCTCCAGCGAAG GTATGGAGCACATTCTCTCTAAATATGGATACAGTGCTGCTACGTCTGGTCATAGACAAAAGGAAGAACAACAACTTCTACTTTGTTCTTCCCAAGATAATGGTGATTTG TTGTGGACAGATGAATCTTTGACGAGTGAGCTTGAGAGATTACAGCTTGCAATTGA GAAAATCAAGGGTAAAGAGTTTGAGGGTATGAGTTCATTTCTCTTGAGATCGAAaggtgaagaagacaaagaacatTCTTTATTCAAAAGATTCTGTTTTAAGACATCCTTGTTTCATTTCATTTTGTTACCATAG
- the LOC108811317 gene encoding NDR1/HIN1-like protein 13, which yields MEGPRLPPSATFHESDDDKPDDPPPTWHRPTSSLSALPSQDPPPQHWRNHSLNLSPILDTPQRSLPPPDSIPELETYVVQVPRDQIYWTPPPEHAKYVEKLRNNPEKNKKNGCAKRLMWFFIILVVFGLILGAITLILHLVFNPALPVFAVERLTVKPSYFEVALRAENPTSNMGVNYMMKPNGVVSLTYKNKRLGRGKFPKMFQAASGSDKVNVKLDGSTKNAVMPPRGSKQPVSLVLMMELKADYEAGPVKKNKEVVVTCDVKVKGLDAKKVEIVSENCESEFKD from the coding sequence ATGGAGGGGCCACGGCTTCCTCCTTCCGCCACTTTCCATGAATCCGATGATGACAAACCCGACGATCCTCCTCCCACCTGGCACCGTCCAACCTCGAGTCTCTCCGCATTGCCATCTCAAGATCCTCCACCACAGCATTGGCGTAATcattctcttaatctctcccCAATCCTAGACACACCTCAACGGTCTCTTCCTCCTCCGGATTCAATCCCTGAGCTAGAGACTTACGTTGTCCAGGTACCAAGAGATCAAATCTATTGGACTCCTCCTCCGGAACACGCAAAGTACGTCGAGAAACTCCGTAATAACCCggagaaaaacaaaaagaatggGTGTGCTAAACGTCTTATGTGGTTCTTTATCATCTTGGTCGTCTTTGGACTCATCCTCGGTGCCATCACTCTCATCCTTCATCTTGTTTTCAACCCCGCTCTTCCCGTTTTCGCGGTCGAGAGATTAACTGTAAAACCAAGTTACTTCGAGGTCGCGTTGAGAGCTGAGAATCCCACGTCTAACATGGGGGTAAACTATATGATGAAACCAAACGGTGTCGTTTCGTTAACGTACAAGAACAAGAGACTAGGACGTGGGAAGTTCCCAAAGATGTTCCAGGCCGCGTCTGGATCCGACAAGGTCAATGTGAAGCTGGATGGATCGACCAAAAACGCGGTTATGCCACCGCGGGGATCGAAACAACCGGTAAGTTTGGTACTGATGATGGAGCTAAAGGCGGACTACGAAGCAGGACCGGTGAAAAAGAACAAGGAAGTGGTGGTGACTTGTGATGTTAAGGTTAAGGGGTTAGATGCCAAGAAGGTGGAGATTGTGTCTGAGAATTGTGAGAGTGAGTTTAAGGACTGA